The DNA segment aacagcctctctgcccctcggggtagaggtaagatctgcgtacatattaccctccccagaccccacttgtgggattacactgggttgttgttgttgttgttgaacaaAAGTACTTGCACATATTGAATCATTAGGACCAAAACTTCAACGAAATTCAGTTACTTCTGTTTGAATCCCAGGCAAAAACAGCAAGAGGACAACTTTTCTCTTATGATTTTGATCCATATAATATAAACTTCAGTTGCAAAGTCTGCTGTGCCCCGTCGCCTTCTTTAGCCAAACTTGCTTTGCACCCAAAATGCTCCAAATTATGGGATGCGTTAGCGCGGTCGGCGGGTCATGTCACCATCAATGGtgataacacacacacacacaaaacagAATAAACAGTGCAATAACATATTTCCCGTGTTCTTGAGATCCTGAAGCTACTTACTTCAGAGCTGAGCTCTCAATAAATAATCCAAATTACAGAATGAATGTCAATTAAAAGACTAAAGATTGTTTTATGCACAAGACTTTGAGAATACTTTTAAACACAGTGCGTATGATGCACCAACACTCAAGACTATCTACACACCCAAACATGCTGGGGAGTTTTGACTATGAAAGAATCATATGTTGATTCTGATGTGAATTTTTACAGTGTTTATTTATTGCTACAGGGAGGGAGCCAGAAACCTATTCCAGCATCCCTCAAATGCATGACGTCGAATGACTCTCTGCCAGTTATCCCAACACTGGCAGAATGCAAGTACAATAAGATGATGATGTTGAAGGAAGTGCAATCCGCAACTTCCATGTTTCCTCACTCAATCATCAGGAGCGACTCAGACATTGAGCTCTCATGGTGAGTATTGACTTTGACTTTTTTATAACCTGCATCAAGGCAAATAGCATTAAGACTAAAGACAGTTGAGTTGAACAAGCAAACAGTTTTGGACATGAGTTACCTAGGAGAAACATAAACTTTCCTGTACAAGAAGCCCTATAATATGTTATCTTTCTTTTTTAGGGATAGGTGAAACCATATAATGATTTTAATATACGGTCTCTTGCATAGAGGAGAAACCCCAAGCCCGAACTACTTCAAGCTGTGGGAAACACACTACCTCCTCTGTCTCATTCTAATTGGCCTGCTTTCTGTTTTGATCCTCATCGTTTCCTCATAAATGCAACTGACctcaccccacccccacccccaaacACCAAAAAACAAACCCATAATAGATAGATGACAAAGAGGGAGAGGCAgctctgtgtgtgtgtgagagagagagagagagagagaatttaAAGGAAACAAAAAAGTTAAGCCAAAAGCAAAATCCAGTACCCCTAGAATGCAAAGTGAACAATTTGCAAGGTTAGATTGAAAGCCCGCCTCTCAAGTAGCAGTACTGCTTCTTTTAGTCCTGCTGCAATCTAGGATTACCTAAAGGTCAAAAGTAGAACACAAACATCAGCAGGAAAATTTTGGTTGCAACTTGCAAGAAGCAAATACATACAGCGTGTGAAAATATAAAAAGACTTCTCATTAATTTGATTAACATTGTACAAGAGGTGTTCCTTACAGGAATCTTAAGCTATGCATAATATGGTAGATAATCAATCCCTATACTAATAAGGTAACTAAATATATTAACACTCTGTTGGGTCTGAATCACCTTTTACCTTGATAAAATATCACCCTGCATTTTGGTCAGAACCGCTACCTTGCATAAATTGAGGAGAATGAGTAGGTAGTATAAACTGTGGCTGTGGAGTAACAGGCGCTCCGACACCTAAAAACAAAAAATGGTTGCTTTATGATACTGCCAACTTTAGGCCAAGCTACAGAAATAGATGAGGTTAAAGCATGTTTCCTAGATGTTGATACATCTGGAATACAGATTAACGTCAAAGATATGCAAGGCTACAATGCATGCATATATATAAGATACAAACAAAAGAGATGTGCCTGTTGGGTATGGTGCTTGAATAGTTGGAATGGATGAAGCTGTCATTGCATTGACACTGGGCCCACCAAACTGAAGAATCTGATGACCTGGCACTGCATAACCCTGCAATGTTGTATAACTGTGACTTCCAGGAACAGCCTGACTTAGCTGGCCGTAAGGATACATTGTTGTGTTAACACTTCCAGGTACACCATATATAGGAAGGTACTGTTGACCTCCATAAGGATTGTAAACACCCTATCGGATAAAATTACAGTACGCATCAAAATTGAGTCTCACACTGTCAAGACAAAATTGCACTTGAACCTTTTTACTGCAGAAGAAAGAAAGGGATAAACTGTAATGTCTCCATTTATGCAGTGCTACTAACCTGAGGGTAAACATAATCCGCACCATATGTTGCATACCTGCATTAATAAATAATATAGAGCTAACTATGCTTTCTAAGAGCTGCGATTTTAAATGTAATTCACAAATATAAATGAGTCCAAACTCCATGTGAAGAAATGTACTAACAAATGACTAATCAAGATAAAGGTCTAAGGTCCATCAAGTGAATGAACTAATTTTTAATTATGAATAAGTAAAAGGTTCTTTCTAAGAAAAAAAGGTGAAATCTAGTGCTCTTTCTCAGTAAAACGAGTGAAACCATTTGTTCTGCATGCACATAAGAAACTCGTGAAATTCAAAAAAGAACGCAGTCTCTCTTTGTGCTAATGATTTATGATATTGTTGCCTTACACAAAAACAGTATGCTCATAAGTTAATTTACTGAATTTCTTTTCTCCTACAGCCAATTATCTTGATGTTTTCCCCCCTATGATTCTACTATAAAATGGGATAATTCAGGCATCCTAGCTAATACATTTCCATAAGTTTACTTCCAAATGGTAATAATTCTTTTGGGtaacttaaaataaaataaaaataacatgtCAATACTGAAACATTTATAAATATAATAGGCTCCTAATTTTTGTGCAATTGGAGGCCCAGAAATATGCGATCATTTAACAGCAAAAGCAGTCACATTTGAACACAATTTTTAATGGCCACGGGCAGGCTAATGTGCATCTGAAAACATGCAATATGAAGGTAAACGATGCACTAGCTTGTAGTTTACAAGCAAGAATAACGAGCTAATATAATTTAAGATTCTATACTCCAAAATATTTATATGtaataatttaattaataacTATCTTATTATTCTCAGGCACACTAATTATTATATGTCACACAGTTCACCAGATTAAGATTTGAGAAAATTGTCACAAGTTGGCTGCAGCCAAAATTCTGACTAACTTATGAATCATAGCCATGACCATTAGAATGGAATCTGTAATCCGACTACAGCATGAAAGAAATTATGTGATTATGACATTTAAAATTCAAATGATTCAGGAAAGGTCTACATTCCAGTAGAAGGGTATAGTGCAAATGAATCTTGCGTAGTCTAATTAGTCATTTTCTTCCAAATTTATATGTGAATTGTGGAGACCTGTAGGCATGCCTTCGACACACAGCTTACCCATAGGGAGAATACATCAAGCCTTGCTGGTAGCCATAAGAAACCGGTTGCTGGTAGCCAAAGCTTCCAACATAAGCACCCCGAGCAGCTGGTAAACCTGATGGAAATGGAGTTGATGACCTCGGACGTCCTGTATCCAATAATGTGGAAATAAGCTAATGCACTTGAAAGAATgagcatttttttctttttggtttcttCCCTTTTTCAGGGTCGGATGTGACATAAAAGATAATAATGGTTATCTATCATTTATTTGAAGCTGATCAGGTTGTGGTATTAGATCTCTGTCAAACACATAACCTGCCATGAAAATCATCTTTCACAGGATCCTTTTAAAAGAGATGATCCTTATTGATGTTTTTGTAAAAAGTTTCAGGCAGCTTCACAATTACTCATATAAAAAGCCATTGAGGGAACTTTGCAGCTCCCCTAATTTCGAAGATTATCAATGTGTTAGAGAGAAGCCAAGGAAACAGCTGTCCACGTCGATTATGCAAAAGGCCAGATAAGTAATTGACTAAGCTTGCTAGTGGTGTATCTTTTTTATCAATCAATTTTGGAGGATTCGAAGAGCAAATCTCGTCATCACCGAGGAGGTAGATAGGTATAGGGAATTTGCAAAGAATTAAAGAATTTTTCTAAACGTATTGCACCTGTTATGTTACAAAAATCAGGCATTTCATTTCAGCAAACAAGGGAGTTGTTCAATGGGCCAAAGTTCATTGCATCGCTTTGTCATGAGGGATAATTTCTTGTTAGTACAGGAGAAAAGACTAAAGAGTGTTCTGAAGCACGGTTACTAATCACATGCACTTCATCATGCTCAATCGTCTAGTCAAGCCGATCATTTCAGTTCAATGAAAGATTATCAAAATACAAAACTTCATCTCCATTTTCCAGTACTAGCTTCTTATCACTCCTCCTACTATCTTTATTACACCACTGAGTATCAATCCCAAGGCTTATCTTTCTCAAATTCTTTTTACTTGTGTGACAATTTATCCCTCAATTTTCCATTTCTTCATCTCAAACAATATCTCCACCATATGATAGCTTAAGATGGATCATACATTTTCTTATATAAGCTGGGAGTGCATGCAATTTTAACAAGAAGAAATATAAACAAATAGAAAAACAATCCACAAGCTAAATACAATTGAAAGCGATGGAAGAACAAGTCATCCAGCAACACTTGACATTATTAGTGAGGTCATCAGAGTGCTTAGATGTGCAAAAGAAACTCGATGGAACAACTATGATATTATAGAATAGAGCAGAGCATTCAACCAAAATAAGCTACAATACCAAATGGCACAGTAGGCCGAGGTCGCCCTAACGAAGCCAAATTACAATTTGCTCGCCTCCCATCGATAATTGGAGCAGGATCAGCACACGCTCTCCTCGCGGACTCTGGGTCCCGGAAAGTCACCTAAACCCTCCATAGAAATACCATTGCAGAAACTATGTCATTCAGTTATAGCAGGCAATTAAAATGATTTAGCAAAATGGACCATTTTTTTATCcgtaaaaagaaagagaaagcaaAAGATAGTAAAAAAAATTGTAATCTTTTTCAAATTCAGTAAACAAATATAAAACATTAAAGGAGAAAAGTAAAGCAAACAAAAGGAGACTGACAAAGCCATAGCCTTTGGATCGGGCAGTATTTTTATCAGTGATGACAACAGCCTCAAGGATATCACCAAACTGCTCAAAGTATCGCCTGAGGGTTTCACTCTGAGTTTCCCAAGCAAGGCCTCCAACAAAGACCTTAGTAAAAGTGGTGTCCCCAAATGGAGAATTATAAAATGGAGCCGAACCTGAACCCCCAACTGCTCCCTGCTGTTGTTGATAAGCCATAAACCCAAATTTTATTGGAAAAACGAAGAAAGAAGAACTAAGGGAATATTACTTTTAGACCAGAAACAAGAAGCTATTCACGTTATACAAAAATTGATCAAGTAAAAACCCCACCTCATTATAAACAGAAAATAACCCCCTAAAAATTGGCAGAAAAGATAGTGAAAATCTACAGGAATATACAAAAACAAGACAAGGGTGGTTTGAAGCGAGAGCTAAAGAGGAGGAGAGGAAGAGAAAACAAAGGATCAAGAAGAAAAAGGAAACCCTAGAACTAAAAAAGAGAGAGATTAGTAGGTCAAAAGGTAGAAGGAGGGTCAAGGTGGGGTTTTTAAATGGGGGAGGGTGGATCAGCTGTACAAGAGAACAGAgtaagaaggagaagaagagggggTGGGTGGGGTAAAAAGGTGAAGAAGCTGGGTCATCATCATACAAAGAAGAGCACGACAAGTTAAAAAAgtgagaaaaaaataataataactgaGGCTAATAAGCATTCATGGCGGATCCTAAGAAGTGGAACAGTAAAAGAAAGGAAATTGGATTTGATTTTGAAGAATTGTGATTGGAATTGGTGAGAAATGATGGAGAGAGAGAAAAACAGAGCATAACATAACAGTAGAAATAGAAGGAGAAGGAGCAAGTGACTCAATCATCATCGTTTTTAATTGCACTGTGAAAAACAAATGGATTTCTCTCCTTAACGGCTTTATACTCTCTTTATTTTTAGCAATGGGAAGTAGTGGTAGGTCAGCTTTGGGCAGCTGGGGCACCTTCTTCTATGGTCCTACACTCCTTCTCTCTCTTCCTCCAtcatattcttttctttttttaggtATTCGCATTGAAAcccgactatatccggattcgtGCCGCGTAGGGCCTCATTCGGGCGAAAGCGCTCCCTAATAGGGCTGTTCATTCGGATcagatatccgaaatccgaaccgatccattcaattttgaatttcggatttcggattggatcggatttcggattatgtttattaaaatttcggatttcggattggtatattttaatccaatccaatccgaaatccgaaattattaggacatgtataaatactacactttaatttacatcaacctccaagttactacctttacaattgctagatttagctatattggcaccatagtactctcataattgcataaacatgaatttttcttaatgtattgcctcttttacaaagaaaatatacatattagtttaactttgaggcataataatacgatccgatatccgatccgatccaaactttaaaatccgatccgatccgatataattcggatcggattcggattacattttctagaatccgaaatccgaaattcgaatccGAAATATGTTAAATCTGATCCGATCCGTGCACAACCCTACTCCCTAACACGGATTTTTCCATACCTAGGGCTCGAACCCGAAACTCTAATTAAGGGGAACAGTCACATCtactgcaccacatcctttgatGGTTCCTCTATCGTATTCTAGCTTTCCCTATTTGTCatatttcttttttccctttttaattacCTTTTTATATTCGAATTTAACTAGTTCGATTAATTTCAATTTACATCACACAAAGCTTATTAAAAAGAAGAAGCGTTCCTTAATAAGAGTTTCTCTATTCGTAAAGTTCGAAACTACAACCTTTGATTAAGTTAGCGTTTGGTCAAAGAtttcaaatttgttttgaaaaatttgatttaggtgaagtttggtttgaagatgaaaatgtgtttggacatgtgttttcaaaacatattttccaactttattttgaaaaaacaTGTATATAATTTCCAAGTTTTGGGATTTTGGCCTAAAATCAGCAATTGGGGTGATTTTGGGATTTGGGATTTTATCAAAATGTAggcaaaatttatggccaaacatgagttttgaaaataaatcccaaatttattttggcaaaactCATGACCAAACGGGGCCTAAGAATATAAAACTCTCATCAATCCCATCATATCCTTAGCATCATTCATACTTTCTTTATTAATCCAAATaattgtgatttttgtttcaagACTTCCCCACTTGTACCCCTTTTATATACTACTATGCCAACTATGGCACTTTATTACTTGAATCTTTCAAACTCAATTTACCATGTCAATCGAAATAAATTAGGATCAAACCGAACAGTAAAAAGATTGCATAATTTAGATAAGCAATTGTTTGATGGAGTAATATTTATGAGAATTTATGACAACTTTAGAACTTGGTTTCAATCACACACACATAAACATTTGTATGTATATCGTACAAATATTCTTTAAGGAAGGTTCTTAAATTTGTCTTGATTTTCATGTTCTTGACAATTAGCTTATTAAACATAAGCATGCGAATTCCCCGCTCAAATGTTGTGTTCCAGCCTAGTATTAATATGAATGGTGACAATTACTAGCAATGGCGGAGGCAGGATCTTcacgaagggggttcaaaattTTTTTTGTAGCTAGTGGAAATTGAACCcatgaccttatgtagattttggacttacttgaccactaaactacactttcAAATTGTGTCAAGggtgttcaaaacttaatatatagaaataaaaaacagattttgccttatatatacagtataatttttcggcgaagggtgttcaccctaaatccgcccctgattACTAGGTGCTTCTCGGATATGTTTATATCGAATTGTCCAAAAGCTTATATAAACTTCTATATTTCCCATAAAAAGCTTATTTTTAAGGCTACTTTCTCAATAAGCTCTAGATACTCCAACGTAAACCTCATGGATATCAGTGTTCCATGAGTGCAAATGAATAACCCGCCAGGGTTCAGCTTGACTCAGTAACTTTGATTCAAACCTTATATTTAATTTAGGAAATTCATTAAATATACATAAATTAGTAATTTAGAACCCAATAATTTAAAAGAATTGAAATCTTGAACTCATAAGTTTCAAATATTAACTCCGCCTCTGCAATAACCCAAGTGAGAGcaaataaaacaacaacaaaacaaagaaatagcactcaaaaaggagtaaaataTAACCTCCTCAATCCAGATTATATTATTACATATAGATACTAGTTCGCAAGAGTATTATCTTGAAAGACAGGCAGGGCAAGTACCACAATGAATATTACAATAAGTAAAAAGGTGGACTTGATATTTTCTCTTCTTCAATCAAGAATGCCCGCTTGTTTATAACTTTCAACAGCATCAATTAGAGTTTCCTCCAGTGGCCTACATTTCCAACCCAACTTCTGCAGTTTCTCTGTGCTATAACCTCCTTCCTCCATCACATTGGTAAAGCTGTAAAATAAACAGTATTTTTAGGACAACAGATTCAGATAAATGAGGAACTTCTATGTAGAAGGAAAACAAGAACACTTATCAACAGAACCAATCAAATAGACCAAATTCATAATGCATTTTGTTTGTTACTTCTTAACAACACACACTGGAAACACGAAATCAAAATCTCATAAGAGGAGTCCGATTTCATTAAACCAGTCACAGGAAATAGGACACTACATTCCAAGCCTAAGGTAGAATGAAGAGAAATTCACCGTTTAGGATACTTGTAGTTGGGGTAGTGTCTCTTCAGCATGTCAACCAAATCCTGTGATTTTGCTTTATGAGCCATGCATATGTGTCTACCTTCAGCCTCAGGTTTCTCATAAACCAGCACCAGCGCTTCAACTAAATCACGTACATCTATAATAAACCGGGTCTTGTTTTCCAGCTCTTCATATCCTTCTACATGAAGGACACAAGAGTGAAGAGAGGGAGGTCAGTCACTTCAAGTGAAAAAATGAGAGAACCATGACCACGAATCCATATGAATGAAAGCACAGAAACAACACATGAAGCCATCAACATAAGAAAACGCAAAGTATTGCAAAACTAAGCGGACAGAATTTTTAAGCGCTTGTGTTCCCTTTAGGTTTAATGTTACAACAGAAGAAGTAGGTATAGAGGGGTTGCGGTATATCCCTATAGGTGGAAGTTTGTATGTTTCAGAAAATGTATATTCCAAGATTCTCAATCAGTTACCcataatttccatgattattagGTCAATTTGTTTGCTTACAAGGAAATTAACATTTACTATCATTAAAGTCAACGTTTAGTAGCTATTTGTTGCATAGTAGCTGGGATGTCTTTTATCTAACCAAGCAATATACTCCAGACTTCATGGCTAAAGCAATGCTTAGACCATTAGAGAAGGATGAGAACATAGACCAAGCAATGCTTGTAAACAAGACTATATCATGACCAACCGGCCTACTAAACATTATCAAATGACAAATACAGCACAAAACTTTACTTATTCTCtcatatttctttattttttattctacACATAATAAAAAAATTTACTTGTGCAATATACATGAAGGGCAAATGGCAGGGGCGGAGCGAGACTACTAGGtgcgggttcggccgaacccagtcACTTTTGCTTAGACACTGTATTTTCtaagaaattcattaaatatgtataaatattcaATTGCGAACCAATAACAAAGACGAGCTATGGATTCCATGGAAAATTCAGAACCTATAAACTTCAAATTTTGGCTCCGCCTCTGGCAAATGGAGAAGTGACACAGTTTATCTATCATATTACataattatgaaaaaaataaattgGTCAAAGGGAGGATACTGGATCCAAATTTGGTAACTGAAGCATGAAAGACTCCCACAGTTGTCCAAAACATCAGAGGGTATAAGTTGAATGCATACATAAGGAAGAACTCAATAATTAGTACGCTGAATTGAAAATAACTAGTTTCTTACTTTCTTTAAATGTTATGGACAAAAACTCCTAGCCACCATCAACCAACACATTAAGCATAAAAACCTACAATAAACCTACCCAGAGTCTCATAAATCTCATGCTGAGGTAGATGTGCCACAGCTGCAAAGCAATTCAGCTAACCCATCTACATGGAGAAATAATACTATAGAAATCTCCACTTCCAGCTTAGATAATATGCCTCAAAGATGCTAAGCATTTTCTTTGCTTTCAATAATCTCTTACTCATAGTTAAGCAAGAAGTATTTGGgagaaccaaaatacagcaagACTTGTTATAGTTGCACATATAAATCATTCTGGCATTTTAAGCATTAGCAAAGAATTTGACAAATACTGCATACTAAACGTATGCCCATGTTCATAAGAACAAATTTAAAAAGGATTTTGGGAAAGTGAATTCTGATTATTCAGCAGCGACCTATTCATGCAACCAGAGATgtagaaatagaaaaaataatgcaGATACATCCACACACTAAGGTATTAACTATGCCTTGTTGGTACCTTTCAGCAGCTTAATGAGAATTAAACTACTGGCATTTGTTGTCTTCTGCAACATTGGTCCCCATACAATTGTTGGGAGCACAGTTACAAGATCAAGTCCACTTTGTTTTGCATATGACCAAGCTTCTGTCTCAGCCATCGTTTTGGAACAACTATACCAGTTCTGCATGAAGATGGAACCAAAAAATTCAATCAGATAGGGAACTGCTCTAGCAAAATAAGCATTTAAGATTCAAATCTGAAATTACCTTTCAAAAACTAAGCAAATAAGACAGGAAACTGCTCTAGCTAAATAAGCATTCAAGAttcaaatcataaattactttacCAACACTAAATACTGTATGTAAGAAGTATGTTGATTATTACCGATCATAAAAGAAATATGTGATTATTCAATTAAAAAAACTTATAATGTCCCCAGAAAATcaaattcgaaaattaacttgCATCAGtaaaagaagttacattagttgCTTTGCAGTATTCACTGTCCGACCAACAAGTCTCGTCTTTCACTTGGTCCTTTGGCCAGTTGGGGTTGTAGTCAAGAGCAGAATTAGAAGATACATAAACAACCCTCTTGATGTTTGCTTCAGAACTTGCCTTCAGAACATTAAGTGTGCCTTTTACTGCAGGCTCAACAATTTCTACCTGCAACCAAGCAACCGAACATATCAAGAAGATATATTACATATTTTTGGGTAGAACTAGCACATAATGGGAATACAAAAGCAATCTAGAAATTGCAGATCGTTTATATCCTGGCACGGACCTGATTTTCCAATGTCTTAAACTCCCAGATCGTGGAGCTCCTACATAGTGTCTCTTATCATAATATCATTAATCACCCTCCGAAAACTTTTGGAATAGTACATCAAGTAAAGTCCCAATATAAATTCACCATCTTGTTTTTTCATAATATACCTCTAAGCGCTTTCAACAactaataacatgtattaaagtTAGCCTACTGCTTGTGAAGATGCCACTCATGATATCTGAAGATCTACAAAGTGAAACTAGAGGATGTGATTTATATCAACAATGTGAATAAGTTTACTCTCTACTAGATGTTTAGAGAAGCTATTTTTCTTTCATATGTggacagaaataaagaaatttaaCAGGTAATAGCAAATTCATAAATACCTCAGGATTTGGTACAGAGGAAGAAGGAACAGGACTAGCAAGATGAAAGACACCATTACATCCTTTAATGGCTGCAGCAAGCGAGTCGTAATCTAGCAACTCTGCCTTGAAAAGTTTTAGATTCTCAGCAGCTTTGTCAAGATTCATCAAATGAGAATACTCCTCACCTGCAAATTCATTTACAATAAAGCCTCTTCAGTAATATTTACCTACTTAGAATAAGATTTACATATTACTACTCCCTCTGTCCCAATTTATATGGTCGAATTTCGAGAATCAAACTTCCCTAAATTTGGACATATAATCTTTAAATTTTTTGAAACAAAATTAATATATTTAAAAGCTACGTAAAAAGTACAAGTCACAATTCAAAATATGTAAAAGGCAGATCAACAACAACAAGTATAATCCCACTTACTAGGGtttgggagggtagtgtgtacgcagaccttaccctacctagggtagagagactgtttccaaataaaaaccggcatccttccctccaagaacttcccaccttgctcttggggagattcgaactcacaacctctcggttggaagtggggttgcttaccatcagagcaacccctcttgtaaAAGGCAGATGATTTTCAAAAATCGCAATCAAAGAAAAACTGGACTCAACTCCACCACATAGATTAGGACGGAGAGGGTATTACTTACAATCTCTAACAGTGCCATGAACAGTGTAATCCTTAGAAAGGAGAAGCTTCACCAGCGACGTAGCAATAAATCCAGCTGCTCCTGTTACGCACACTCTGCACTTCTCACCCGTCAACGCCATTGTTCTGTTattaatttttcttctttgtgGGAGCAAATGAAGTTGTTGCAGtgtttttgcttttgcttttccTGTTCTCACTCTCGATCTTGTCTATAAATCATTGTCTTCAACAAAAGAAAAAGCATTAGGGACCATTCATATAGTATTAATTTACTGTTTTCCGACGGCTAACACATGTCCTTTTGCATCGTGTAGATCTAAAACCATTAAAATATGATTCCATTGGAAGTTTTCAGAGTTGGTAGAAATTTTTTCAATCGTTCCTTACCCCAGGCTGTTTTCAAATAAAAACTCGTCATCCCTCCCTTCCTCCGAGAACTTTCCACCCTCGGAGAATTTTCCAACTTGCTTTGggaagactcgaactcacaacttcTTGCTTGGAAATGCTGCTTGGAaatggaggttgcttaccatcagagcaacccctcttgtcaaa comes from the Nicotiana sylvestris chromosome 4, ASM39365v2, whole genome shotgun sequence genome and includes:
- the LOC104231440 gene encoding uncharacterized protein isoform X2, with amino-acid sequence MAYQQQQGAVGGSGSAPFYNSPFGDTTFTKVFVGGLAWETQSETLRRYFEQFGDILEAVVITDKNTARSKGYGFVTFRDPESARRACADPAPIIDGRRANCNLASLGRPRPTVPFGRPRSSTPFPSGLPAARGAYVGSFGYQQPVSYGYQQGLMYSPYGYATYGADYVYPQGYAVPGHQILQFGGPSVNAMTASSIPTIQAPYPTGVGAPVTPQPQFILPTHSPQFMQGSGSDQNAG
- the LOC104231440 gene encoding uncharacterized protein isoform X1, with amino-acid sequence MAYQQQQGAVGGSGSAPFYNSPFGDTTFTKVFVGGLAWETQSETLRRYFEQFGDILEAVVITDKNTARSKGYGFVTFRDPESARRACADPAPIIDGRRANCNLASLGRPRPTVPFGRPRSSTPFPSGLPAARGAYVGSFGYQQPVSYGYQQGLMYSPYGYATYGADYVYPQGVYNPYGGQQYLPIYGVPGSVNTTMYPYGQLSQAVPGSHSYTTLQGYAVPGHQILQFGGPSVNAMTASSIPTIQAPYPTGVGAPVTPQPQFILPTHSPQFMQGSGSDQNAG
- the LOC104231437 gene encoding cinnamoyl-CoA reductase 1-like; protein product: MALTGEKCRVCVTGAAGFIATSLVKLLLSKDYTVHGTVRDCEEYSHLMNLDKAAENLKLFKAELLDYDSLAAAIKGCNGVFHLASPVPSSSVPNPEVEIVEPAVKGTLNVLKASSEANIKRVVYVSSNSALDYNPNWPKDQVKDETCWSDSEYCKATNNWYSCSKTMAETEAWSYAKQSGLDLVTVLPTIVWGPMLQKTTNASSLILIKLLKEGYEELENKTRFIIDVRDLVEALVLVYEKPEAEGRHICMAHKAKSQDLVDMLKRHYPNYKYPKRFTNVMEEGGYSTEKLQKLGWKCRPLEETLIDAVESYKQAGILD